One window of Paenibacillus albicereus genomic DNA carries:
- a CDS encoding carbohydrate ABC transporter permease, whose protein sequence is MDKVMSNKKMIALYVLPALLLVLVLIYVPIVLTGYYGLMKWDGIGEMTFIGMDQYAKLVRDAAFWDSAGHSLLLAAFSALSLIGYLAVALVLAGEVKGANLLRKLYLIPMLLSSVAIAQLWAKIYHPTNGILNTLLGAVGLPDTVEWLSDTGIVLVSIFIPIIWQYAGFYILIYYAALKNIPSSLVEAARIDGASPLQIALRVKLPLIAGVAKMTVVLAVVGSLKYFDLIYVMTGGGPNGASEVMASYMYKQAFSSYDFGYGSAIGFFLLLICLVATWLIRKLTTSEEVQYS, encoded by the coding sequence ATGGATAAAGTGATGTCCAACAAGAAGATGATTGCCCTCTACGTGCTGCCGGCGCTGCTGCTCGTGCTCGTCCTCATCTACGTGCCGATCGTGCTCACCGGCTATTACGGCCTGATGAAATGGGACGGCATCGGCGAGATGACGTTCATCGGCATGGACCAGTACGCGAAGCTCGTCCGGGACGCGGCGTTCTGGGACAGCGCCGGCCACTCGCTGCTGCTGGCGGCGTTCTCCGCGCTCAGCCTGATCGGCTATCTGGCGGTGGCGCTCGTGCTCGCCGGCGAGGTCAAGGGCGCGAACCTGCTGCGCAAGCTGTATCTGATCCCGATGCTGCTGAGCTCGGTCGCGATCGCCCAGCTGTGGGCCAAGATCTATCACCCGACGAACGGCATCCTCAACACGCTGCTCGGCGCGGTCGGCCTGCCCGATACGGTCGAGTGGCTGTCCGACACGGGCATCGTGCTGGTGTCGATCTTCATCCCGATCATCTGGCAGTACGCCGGCTTCTACATCCTGATCTACTACGCGGCGCTCAAGAATATCCCGTCCTCGCTCGTCGAGGCGGCGCGGATCGACGGCGCGAGCCCGCTGCAGATCGCGCTGCGCGTCAAGCTGCCGCTCATCGCCGGCGTCGCCAAGATGACCGTCGTGCTGGCGGTCGTCGGCTCGCTCAAGTACTTCGACCTGATCTACGTCATGACCGGCGGCGGGCCGAACGGAGCGAGCGAGGTCATGGCGTCCTACATGTACAAGCAAGCGTTCAGCAGCTACGACTTCGGCTACGGCAGCGCGATCGGATTTTTCCTGCTGCTCATCTGCCTCGTCGCCACCTGGCTGATCCGCAAGCTCACCACATCCGAAGAGGTCCAATACTCCTAA
- a CDS encoding glycoside hydrolase family 2 protein — MEMRKLDAAWEVKGFWPWVPLKGTSMEIGNELLGVTEWIPATVPGGVHEDLYRAGHIPDPYVDRNSLAVEWVENRWWVYRGRFARPELEPDCRIELVLAGLDYEAIVSLNGRRLGEHEGMYEPAVYDVTELLGERESAELQIILKQAPDEMGQIGKTSETFTQKSRFNYKWDFSTRLVHVGIWEGVWLRVRRAVSLDELALHADVREDGTGLVSVSALARVEAGTERATAELELLDPDGQAVLRWSGPVADGEVKAELEVPRPRLWFPNGYGEQPLYELRLRLFADGRLAEETCRRTGIRRLEYRRNPGGPDDALPYTFVVNGRPVYIQGANLTPLDHLYGNVGAERYGWIARLARRANLNLLRVWGGGLIEKEELYDLCDRLGILVWQEFIQSSSGIDNEPSKKPRFLELLGRSAVQALKTRRNHVSLAVWSGGNELMSAPDRPSTYEDSNLAYLRALVAEHDPQRLFLPTSASGPRQYITSEKGVSHDVHGHWKYMGNPGHYPLYAEADHLFHSEFGVDGVSSAKSLRKFLSEPHRRPVSMEKSLVWRHHGEWWDTFGRDTELFGGFADLQAFSDASQWIQAEGLRFILEANRRRQGRQSGSIIWQLNEPWPNASCTNLVDYYMEPKMAYYWTRSAFEGTHASLDYRSLDAPAGSRLQAAVHLHLGPRLVAGLRGETDGLYGIGRPADAASEAGRSAGAALRSPWTASLQPSILGVRAEVRDLRGTLLHEQAFMLEGEGWRQSDGVERAAGASDGRPQANEEAGGERSAGAGSLGSPWQSGDGAGSGSSLRLGTFDWVVQETYNGLLLVRLLVEGTDAPPAEYYFSTRSPAVYAAALQPMAAALRAVPLGGWEQAPPEAGGPAASPLLRRSYVVVNDGSEAALHVRPEETTDGWWMEASEAYFTLLPGESRTVELSCAPRRGELFGAGAATRAADAGREGADADRSGDAPAEPTIAFRAFNQPLQA, encoded by the coding sequence ATGGAGATGCGGAAGCTGGATGCGGCATGGGAAGTAAAGGGATTCTGGCCGTGGGTGCCGCTGAAGGGCACGAGCATGGAGATCGGCAACGAGCTGCTCGGCGTGACGGAGTGGATTCCGGCGACGGTGCCGGGCGGCGTGCATGAGGATCTGTACCGGGCGGGGCATATCCCCGATCCGTATGTGGATAGGAACAGCCTGGCGGTCGAGTGGGTGGAGAACCGCTGGTGGGTGTATCGCGGCCGCTTCGCGCGGCCGGAGCTTGAGCCGGACTGCCGAATCGAGCTGGTGCTGGCGGGACTCGACTACGAGGCGATCGTCTCGCTGAACGGCCGCCGCCTCGGCGAGCATGAGGGCATGTACGAGCCGGCCGTCTACGACGTGACCGAGCTGCTGGGCGAGCGCGAGTCGGCGGAGCTGCAGATCATCCTCAAGCAGGCGCCGGACGAGATGGGCCAGATCGGCAAGACGAGCGAGACGTTCACGCAGAAGAGCCGCTTCAACTACAAGTGGGACTTCTCGACCCGGCTCGTCCACGTCGGCATCTGGGAAGGCGTCTGGCTGCGCGTCCGCCGCGCCGTCTCGCTGGACGAGCTGGCGCTGCATGCGGATGTGCGAGAGGACGGCACGGGACTGGTTTCCGTGTCGGCCCTGGCGCGCGTGGAGGCAGGGACGGAACGGGCCACGGCGGAGCTGGAGCTGCTCGATCCGGACGGACAGGCGGTTCTTCGCTGGAGCGGGCCGGTGGCGGACGGAGAGGTGAAGGCCGAGCTGGAGGTTCCGCGGCCGCGCCTCTGGTTTCCGAACGGGTACGGCGAGCAGCCGCTCTACGAGCTGCGGCTGCGCCTGTTCGCGGACGGGCGGCTGGCGGAGGAGACGTGCCGGCGGACCGGCATCCGCCGCCTCGAGTACCGCCGCAATCCCGGCGGTCCGGACGACGCGCTGCCGTATACGTTCGTCGTCAACGGCCGGCCGGTCTACATCCAGGGCGCGAACCTGACGCCGCTCGACCATCTGTACGGCAACGTCGGAGCGGAGCGCTACGGCTGGATCGCGCGGCTCGCCCGGCGGGCGAACCTCAATCTGCTGCGGGTGTGGGGCGGAGGCCTCATCGAAAAGGAAGAGCTGTACGACCTGTGCGATCGGCTCGGCATCCTCGTCTGGCAGGAGTTCATCCAGTCGAGCTCCGGCATCGACAACGAGCCGTCGAAGAAGCCGCGCTTCCTCGAGCTGCTCGGCCGCAGCGCCGTGCAGGCGCTCAAGACGCGGCGCAACCATGTGTCGCTGGCGGTCTGGAGCGGCGGCAACGAGCTGATGAGCGCTCCCGATCGTCCTTCCACCTATGAGGACTCCAATCTGGCCTATCTGCGCGCGCTCGTCGCCGAGCATGATCCGCAGCGGCTGTTCCTGCCGACGTCGGCGTCCGGGCCGAGGCAGTACATCACGAGCGAGAAGGGCGTCAGCCACGACGTCCACGGCCATTGGAAGTACATGGGCAATCCGGGCCACTACCCGCTGTATGCCGAGGCGGACCATCTGTTCCACAGCGAGTTCGGCGTCGACGGCGTCAGCAGCGCGAAGAGCCTGCGCAAGTTCCTGTCGGAGCCGCACCGGAGGCCGGTCTCGATGGAGAAGAGCCTCGTCTGGCGCCACCATGGCGAATGGTGGGACACGTTCGGCCGCGATACGGAGCTGTTCGGCGGCTTCGCCGACCTGCAGGCGTTCTCCGACGCGAGCCAGTGGATCCAGGCGGAGGGGCTGCGCTTCATCCTCGAGGCCAACCGCCGCCGCCAAGGCCGGCAGAGCGGCAGCATCATCTGGCAGCTCAACGAGCCGTGGCCGAACGCCAGCTGCACGAACCTCGTCGACTATTACATGGAGCCGAAAATGGCCTATTACTGGACCCGCTCCGCCTTCGAGGGCACGCATGCCTCGCTCGACTACCGCTCCCTGGATGCGCCTGCGGGCAGCCGCCTGCAGGCGGCGGTGCATCTGCATCTCGGGCCCCGGCTGGTCGCGGGCCTGAGAGGCGAGACGGACGGGCTGTACGGAATCGGGCGGCCCGCGGACGCGGCCTCGGAGGCCGGGCGCTCCGCAGGCGCGGCCCTCCGATCGCCCTGGACGGCGTCGCTTCAGCCGTCGATCCTCGGCGTCCGCGCCGAAGTGCGGGACCTGCGCGGAACGCTGCTGCATGAGCAGGCGTTCATGCTGGAGGGGGAAGGCTGGCGGCAGTCCGACGGCGTGGAGCGAGCGGCTGGAGCATCGGACGGCCGGCCGCAGGCGAACGAGGAAGCAGGCGGCGAGCGCTCAGCCGGTGCCGGTTCCCTCGGTAGCCCATGGCAGTCCGGCGACGGCGCAGGCAGCGGAAGCTCGCTTCGGCTCGGTACGTTCGACTGGGTGGTGCAGGAGACGTACAACGGCCTGCTCCTCGTCCGGCTGCTGGTGGAAGGGACCGACGCACCGCCAGCGGAGTATTACTTCTCCACCCGGTCGCCGGCGGTCTACGCGGCCGCGCTGCAGCCGATGGCCGCTGCGCTGCGGGCCGTACCGCTGGGCGGCTGGGAGCAGGCGCCGCCCGAGGCGGGCGGCCCGGCGGCCAGTCCGCTGCTGCGCCGATCCTACGTCGTGGTCAACGACGGCTCGGAGGCCGCGCTGCATGTGCGGCCGGAGGAGACGACCGACGGCTGGTGGATGGAGGCGAGCGAGGCGTACTTCACGCTGCTGCCGGGAGAGTCGCGCACGGTCGAGCTCTCCTGCGCGCCTCGCCGCGGCGAGCTGTTCGGCGCCGGGGCGGCGACCCGAGCGGCGGATGCGGGGAGAGAAGGGGCGGATGCGGACCGTTCCGGCGATGCGCCGGCGGAGCCGACAATCGCCTTCCGCGCGTTCAACCAGCCGCTTCAGGCATGA
- a CDS encoding carbohydrate ABC transporter permease: MPQPLAASRAELRSGGSSGGSPVLKTLLYAVLALIAVVQVFPLLWLAVFSLKDTQEIFTKSPLSLPASPKWENYEKVWTEGNIGQYFFNSVWYTVVAVAATVLLASLVTFALTRMKWGWKKPVLGLFMVGIMIPIHSTLIPLFQMFMKANLTDHPLSIILTYTAFNLPLTIMILLGFYETLPREVEEAAVMDGCSVNRIFFQIVLPMTASVVATTVIINMIYNWNEFVFVNTFISTDSLKTLTVGIQNFIGQYSADWGAIGATLMISILPILIAFFALSNQIVEGMTAGSVKG, encoded by the coding sequence ATGCCGCAACCCCTCGCCGCGTCTCGTGCAGAACTCCGCTCCGGCGGAAGCTCTGGCGGGAGCCCGGTCCTGAAGACGCTCCTGTACGCCGTATTGGCCCTCATCGCCGTCGTGCAGGTGTTCCCGCTGCTCTGGCTCGCCGTCTTTTCCCTCAAGGATACGCAGGAAATCTTCACGAAGTCCCCGCTCTCGCTGCCGGCCAGCCCCAAGTGGGAGAATTACGAGAAGGTATGGACCGAGGGCAACATCGGCCAGTACTTCTTCAACAGCGTCTGGTACACCGTCGTCGCCGTCGCCGCGACCGTGCTTCTCGCGAGCCTCGTCACGTTCGCGCTGACGCGTATGAAATGGGGCTGGAAAAAGCCCGTGCTCGGCCTCTTCATGGTCGGCATCATGATTCCGATCCACTCGACGCTCATCCCGCTGTTCCAGATGTTCATGAAAGCGAATCTGACCGACCATCCGCTGTCGATCATCCTGACGTACACCGCGTTCAACCTGCCGCTGACGATCATGATCCTGCTCGGCTTCTACGAGACGCTGCCGCGCGAGGTCGAAGAGGCGGCCGTCATGGACGGCTGCTCCGTGAACCGCATCTTCTTCCAGATCGTGCTGCCGATGACGGCATCCGTGGTGGCGACGACGGTCATCATCAACATGATCTACAACTGGAACGAGTTCGTTTTCGTCAACACGTTCATCAGCACCGACTCGCTCAAGACGCTGACCGTCGGCATCCAGAACTTCATCGGCCAATACTCGGCCGATTGGGGCGCGATCGGCGCCACGCTCATGATCAGCATCCTGCCGATCCTCATCGCCTTCTTCGCGCTCAGCAACCAGATCGTCGAAGGCATGACGGCAGGCTCGGTGAAGGGCTGA
- a CDS encoding WYL domain-containing protein translates to MELLFDKAHNHELSRRMAEAGAVAVTGRERAWLRLMLEHPAAEGFLGAAARAKLAELLAAEEPLPLGHLVEKARSRERRLFSPLLPELAELVARRSGMRLAYSAKGGGALRHAEGYPYRLDYAMSTKQWYLLWHRASGRPLMRTRLTHVHGVEERPLPPGEADRLDACIAALSARSGETTVLELVPRYNRELSRILYALSCFRQEVRYDADEGVYRIELAYARDERGFLLQKLRFLGKRVRVLEGAALQEQMRASAVKALARYGIRPEAEAAAEAGAVAGAGVEAEAGVEARAVAGAGGQRGSGEAAGLTSTG, encoded by the coding sequence ATGGAGCTGCTGTTCGACAAGGCGCACAATCATGAGCTGAGCCGCCGCATGGCGGAGGCGGGCGCCGTCGCCGTGACCGGACGCGAGCGCGCCTGGCTGCGGCTCATGCTGGAGCATCCCGCGGCCGAAGGCTTCCTCGGCGCGGCAGCGCGCGCCAAGCTGGCCGAGCTGCTGGCGGCGGAGGAGCCGCTGCCGCTGGGGCATCTGGTCGAGAAGGCGCGCAGCCGGGAGCGCCGGCTCTTCTCGCCGCTGCTGCCGGAGCTGGCCGAGCTCGTCGCCCGCCGCAGCGGCATGCGGCTCGCCTACAGCGCCAAGGGCGGCGGCGCGCTCCGCCATGCCGAGGGCTACCCGTACCGGCTCGACTACGCGATGTCGACCAAGCAGTGGTACCTGCTCTGGCATCGCGCCAGCGGCCGGCCGCTCATGCGCACGCGGCTCACCCACGTCCACGGCGTGGAGGAGCGGCCGCTGCCTCCCGGCGAGGCGGATCGGCTGGACGCCTGCATCGCTGCCCTGTCGGCCCGTTCGGGCGAAACGACGGTGCTGGAGCTCGTGCCCCGCTACAACCGCGAGCTGTCGCGCATCCTCTATGCCCTCTCCTGCTTCCGCCAGGAGGTGCGCTACGATGCCGACGAGGGCGTCTACCGCATCGAGCTCGCTTATGCGCGCGACGAGCGCGGCTTCCTGCTGCAGAAGCTGCGCTTCCTCGGCAAGCGGGTACGCGTCTTGGAAGGCGCTGCCCTGCAGGAGCAGATGCGGGCCAGCGCGGTGAAGGCGCTGGCCCGGTACGGCATTCGGCCGGAGGCCGAGGCGGCGGCCGAGGCCGGCGCGGTGGCCGGGGCCGGCGTGGAGGCCGAGGCCGGCGTGGAGGCTCGCGCGGTGGCCGGGGCCGGCGGGCAGCGCGGCAGCGGCGAGGCGGCGGGACTGACGAGTACAGGTTAG
- a CDS encoding glycoside hydrolase family 43 protein yields the protein MTAKPSFNQPLVTHLYTADPSAHVFEGKLYVYPSHDLDHERTSNDNGDQYDMEDYHVLSMDAPDAPCVDHGEALHVSGVPWASQQMWAPDAAFKDGKYYLFFPARDKDGVFRIGAAVGERPEGPFRAEPSWIDGTFSIDPAAFVDDDGRAYLFFGGLWGGQLEKWQGGSFDPSAEGPAGNEPALGPRAAELADDMLSLRSAPVELSIVDADGRPIAAGDEERRYFEGPWMHKHQGRYYLSYSTGTTHKIVYATSDNPLGPFVYQGTILEPVVGWTTHHSIVEWDGKWYLFYHDSSLSGGADNKRCVKFTELHHEEDGSIRTIRPYE from the coding sequence ATGACCGCCAAACCGAGCTTCAACCAGCCGCTCGTCACCCATCTCTATACGGCCGATCCGTCGGCCCATGTGTTCGAAGGCAAGCTGTACGTCTATCCGTCCCATGACCTCGACCACGAGCGGACGTCCAACGACAACGGCGACCAGTACGACATGGAGGACTACCATGTGCTGTCGATGGACGCCCCGGATGCGCCTTGCGTCGACCACGGCGAAGCGCTGCATGTGTCAGGAGTGCCGTGGGCGTCCCAGCAGATGTGGGCGCCGGACGCCGCCTTCAAGGACGGCAAGTACTATCTGTTCTTCCCGGCTCGGGACAAGGACGGCGTCTTCCGCATCGGCGCCGCCGTCGGCGAGCGGCCGGAAGGGCCGTTCCGCGCCGAGCCGAGCTGGATCGACGGCACGTTCAGCATCGACCCGGCGGCGTTCGTCGACGACGACGGCCGCGCCTATCTGTTCTTCGGCGGCCTGTGGGGCGGACAGCTGGAAAAATGGCAGGGCGGCTCGTTCGATCCGAGCGCCGAAGGGCCGGCCGGGAACGAGCCTGCGCTCGGGCCTCGCGCCGCCGAGCTGGCGGACGATATGCTGTCGCTGAGGAGCGCTCCCGTCGAGCTGTCGATCGTGGATGCGGACGGCCGGCCGATCGCGGCCGGCGACGAGGAGCGCCGCTATTTCGAAGGGCCGTGGATGCACAAGCATCAGGGGCGCTACTACCTGTCGTACTCGACCGGCACGACGCACAAGATCGTATATGCGACGAGCGACAACCCGCTCGGTCCGTTCGTCTACCAGGGGACGATCCTCGAGCCGGTCGTCGGCTGGACGACCCACCACTCGATCGTGGAGTGGGACGGCAAGTGGTATCTGTTCTATCACGACAGCTCGCTCTCCGGCGGCGCCGACAACAAGCGCTGCGTCAAGTTCACGGAGCTGCATCATGAAGAGGACGGCTCGATCCGTACGATCCGGCCGTACGAGTGA